A genomic region of Halomonas aestuarii contains the following coding sequences:
- a CDS encoding ABC transporter substrate-binding protein, translating into MPNHTRTIPPLRTLCTAVCLALGLGAATSAQAEDPVRIGAIYIMSGSPSVYGQFAQQGMQLAVDEINESGGILGRDVEFVLEDSQIKADAAIQAARKLVYSEQVHALMGLDSSGVATGVVPVVPELQRPFIITHAATPDVTGKLCNRYTYRLSVNISQNTKAAAEIAEQTGAKRWTTIGPDYAFGHQSWEFFGNYLQELDPEVELMERTAFPRFGNEDFTPFINNVMDAEPDGVLISLWGGDLVNFIRQANNLGFFDQDFEVLMTLGGATEVMSALGTDMPEGIWVGTRYWFAAHDNEVNNAFVSAYMDRYGKPPSYNAQGAYTGIQAYKAAIEKAGSTDPEAITDALSGLTFQAPNGELTFRAGDHQAVVGPTWGQTAALSEDYGVRMLDPMKTFDGDLVTPDVSETGCSL; encoded by the coding sequence ATGCCGAATCATACACGCACCATTCCCCCGTTACGGACGCTGTGCACCGCCGTGTGCCTGGCGCTCGGTCTCGGCGCGGCAACCAGCGCACAGGCCGAGGACCCGGTCCGCATCGGCGCCATCTACATCATGTCCGGTTCCCCCTCGGTCTACGGCCAGTTCGCCCAGCAGGGCATGCAGCTCGCCGTGGACGAGATCAACGAGTCGGGCGGCATCCTCGGCCGCGACGTCGAGTTCGTGCTGGAGGACAGCCAGATCAAGGCCGATGCCGCCATCCAGGCCGCCCGCAAGCTGGTCTACTCCGAGCAGGTGCATGCCCTGATGGGCCTGGACAGCTCCGGCGTGGCCACGGGCGTCGTCCCGGTGGTGCCGGAACTGCAGCGGCCCTTCATCATCACCCACGCCGCCACCCCGGACGTCACCGGCAAGCTCTGCAACCGCTACACCTACCGGCTGAGCGTCAACATCAGCCAGAACACCAAGGCGGCCGCCGAGATCGCCGAGCAGACCGGCGCCAAGCGCTGGACGACCATCGGGCCGGACTACGCCTTCGGCCACCAGTCCTGGGAATTCTTCGGCAACTACCTCCAGGAGCTCGATCCCGAGGTGGAGCTGATGGAGCGCACGGCCTTCCCGCGCTTCGGCAACGAGGACTTCACGCCCTTCATCAACAACGTCATGGACGCCGAGCCCGATGGCGTGCTGATCTCGCTGTGGGGCGGTGACCTGGTCAACTTCATCCGCCAGGCCAACAACCTCGGCTTCTTCGACCAGGACTTCGAGGTGCTGATGACCCTGGGCGGCGCCACCGAGGTGATGTCGGCGCTGGGCACCGACATGCCCGAGGGGATCTGGGTCGGCACGCGCTACTGGTTCGCGGCCCATGACAACGAGGTCAACAACGCCTTCGTCTCCGCCTACATGGATCGCTACGGCAAGCCGCCGAGCTACAACGCCCAGGGCGCCTACACCGGCATCCAGGCCTACAAGGCGGCCATCGAGAAGGCCGGCTCCACCGACCCCGAGGCGATCACGGATGCGCTCTCCGGCCTGACCTTCCAGGCGCCCAACGGCGAGCTCACCTTCCGCGCGGGTGACCACCAGGCCGTGGTCGGCCCGACCTGGGGACAGACCGCCGCGCTCAGCGAAGACTACGGCGTGCGCATGCTCGACCCGATGAAGACCTTCGACGGCGACCTGGTGACCCCGGACGTGTCGGAGACGGGCTGCTCGCTCTGA
- a CDS encoding branched-chain amino acid ABC transporter permease, with translation MQSFIAALLNSLDIALLLFVIAVGLNIIFGVLNVINFAHGALYMLGAYFAYTAMGLLGLSFWVALVVAPLLVAVVAIAIERLMLRMVYDRHITDSLLLTFALLLIIDESVRMIWGPSIQVVDPPALLTGTFSVFGVNYPVYGLFVIAVGIAMMLGLWLLFTRTRLGRIVRAAALDREMAQTLGINVPMVITGVFAFGAWIAAVGGVVAAPMRAIGPAMGEKIIIESFIVVVIGGLGSFPGTLLGALVLGFIHGFGGRFLPEINLVLPYIGMALVLLIKPQGLMGKGASA, from the coding sequence ATGCAGAGCTTCATTGCCGCACTGCTGAACAGCCTCGACATCGCCTTGCTGCTCTTCGTCATCGCTGTCGGCCTCAACATCATCTTTGGCGTGCTCAACGTCATCAACTTTGCCCACGGGGCCCTCTACATGCTGGGCGCCTACTTCGCCTACACGGCGATGGGGCTGCTCGGGCTGTCGTTCTGGGTGGCGCTGGTGGTGGCCCCGCTGCTGGTGGCCGTGGTGGCGATCGCCATCGAGCGGCTGATGCTGCGAATGGTCTATGACCGCCACATCACCGACAGCCTGCTGCTCACCTTCGCCCTGCTGCTGATCATCGACGAGTCTGTGCGGATGATCTGGGGGCCGTCCATCCAGGTGGTGGACCCGCCGGCGCTGCTCACCGGCACCTTCTCCGTGTTCGGCGTCAACTATCCCGTCTACGGCCTCTTCGTGATCGCCGTCGGGATCGCCATGATGCTGGGCCTGTGGCTGCTGTTCACCCGCACCCGCCTGGGGCGCATCGTGCGCGCCGCGGCGCTGGACCGGGAGATGGCCCAGACCCTCGGGATCAACGTGCCCATGGTGATCACCGGCGTGTTCGCCTTCGGCGCCTGGATCGCCGCCGTGGGCGGCGTGGTGGCCGCACCCATGCGCGCCATCGGGCCGGCGATGGGCGAGAAGATCATCATCGAGTCGTTCATCGTGGTGGTGATCGGCGGGCTCGGCAGCTTCCCCGGCACCCTGCTCGGGGCGCTGGTGCTGGGCTTCATCCATGGCTTCGGCGGGCGCTTCCTGCCCGAGATCAACCTCGTGCTGCCCTACATCGGCATGGCGCTGGTGCTGCTGATCAAGCCCCAGGGCCTGATGGGCAAGGGGGCGAGCGCATGA
- a CDS encoding CoA-acylating methylmalonate-semialdehyde dehydrogenase → MSLRETPMYIDGKPVQSQSQEWRDVVNPATQEVVARVPFCTAEEVEQAVASAKEAFKTWRKVPLGKRMRIMLKLQALIRDNTDELAALISEEHGKTLPDAVGEVGRGLEVVEHACSITSLQLGELAENAASEVDVYTLNQPLGVGAGITAFNFPIMLPCFMFPLAIATGNTFVLKPSEQDPSSTMRLVELAHEAGVPAGVLNVVHGGPDVANQIADHADIKALSFIGSTHVGSLLYNRAAAAGKRMQAMMGAKNHCVVMPDANRSQAINNLLGSAFGAAGQRCMANSVVVLVGEAREWLDDIVEGARNMKVGPGTQQDADLGPLVSPQAKERVERLIATGEQEGAKLLVDGRGCQVEGYPNGNFVGPTLFSDVTPEMTIYREEVFGPVLCVLSVETLDEAIAFINANPNGNGTSIFTNSGWVARRFESDIDVGQVGINVPIPVPVAYFSFTGSRGSKLGDLGPNGKQAIAFWTQTKTVTARWFEPENVSSGINSTISLS, encoded by the coding sequence ATGAGCCTTCGCGAAACCCCCATGTACATCGACGGCAAGCCCGTCCAGTCCCAGAGCCAGGAGTGGCGCGACGTGGTCAACCCGGCTACCCAGGAAGTGGTCGCCCGGGTGCCGTTCTGCACCGCCGAGGAGGTCGAGCAGGCCGTGGCCAGCGCCAAGGAGGCCTTCAAGACCTGGCGCAAGGTGCCGCTGGGCAAGCGCATGCGCATCATGCTCAAGCTCCAGGCGCTGATCCGCGATAACACCGACGAGCTGGCCGCGCTGATCAGCGAGGAGCACGGCAAGACCCTGCCGGACGCCGTCGGCGAGGTGGGCCGCGGCCTGGAAGTGGTGGAGCACGCCTGCTCGATCACCTCCCTGCAGCTGGGCGAGCTGGCCGAGAACGCCGCCAGCGAGGTGGACGTCTACACCCTCAACCAGCCGCTGGGCGTGGGCGCCGGCATCACCGCCTTCAACTTCCCGATCATGCTGCCCTGCTTCATGTTCCCGCTGGCCATCGCCACCGGTAACACCTTCGTGCTCAAGCCTTCCGAGCAGGACCCGAGCTCTACCATGCGCCTGGTCGAGCTGGCCCACGAGGCGGGGGTGCCGGCCGGTGTGCTGAACGTCGTGCACGGTGGTCCGGACGTGGCCAACCAGATCGCCGACCACGCCGACATCAAGGCGCTCTCCTTCATCGGCTCCACCCACGTCGGCTCGCTGCTCTACAACCGCGCCGCCGCTGCCGGCAAGCGCATGCAGGCGATGATGGGGGCCAAGAACCACTGCGTGGTAATGCCGGACGCCAACCGCAGCCAGGCCATCAACAACCTGCTGGGTTCCGCCTTCGGCGCCGCCGGCCAGCGCTGCATGGCCAACTCCGTGGTGGTGCTGGTGGGCGAGGCCCGCGAGTGGCTGGACGATATCGTCGAGGGCGCCCGCAACATGAAGGTCGGCCCCGGCACCCAGCAGGACGCCGACCTCGGCCCGCTGGTCTCCCCGCAGGCCAAGGAGCGGGTGGAACGCCTGATCGCCACCGGCGAGCAGGAGGGCGCCAAGCTGCTGGTCGACGGCCGCGGCTGCCAGGTCGAGGGCTACCCGAACGGCAACTTCGTCGGCCCGACCCTGTTCAGCGACGTGACCCCGGAGATGACCATCTACCGCGAGGAGGTCTTCGGCCCGGTGCTCTGCGTGCTGAGCGTCGAGACCCTGGACGAGGCGATCGCCTTCATCAACGCCAACCCCAACGGCAACGGCACCTCGATCTTCACCAACTCCGGCTGGGTGGCGCGTCGCTTCGAGAGCGACATCGACGTCGGCCAGGTGGGCATCAACGTGCCGATCCCGGTGCCGGTCGCCTACTTCAGCTTCACCGGCTCGCGCGGTTCCAAGCTGGGTGACCTGGGCCCCAACGGCAAGCAGGCCATCGCCTTCTGGACCCAGACCAAGACCGTCACCGCGCGCTGGTTCGAGCCGGAGAACGTCTCCAGCGGCATCAACAGCACCATCTCGCTGAGCTGA
- a CDS encoding branched-chain amino acid ABC transporter permease, with product MTTRLMIFGVLGLVLAALFLLPYGVSYFYIFVATEILIMGLFAASFNLVFGYTGMLSFGHAAFFGMGSYTTAMLLLHLQVPLVWTLLAAMFTSMLLAAVIGFFCVRLNEVYFAMLTLAFGMMVFAVAHQWRSVTNGSDGITGFPLTEFGLGLDLQLANPLVYYYVVLVVVVLAAALLYLVTRSPFGLILKAISENPERVSFCGLNERRFRLIAFIVAGLFAGLAGGLFAPFNRVASPDMIHWSHSAEAVLMTILGGSAYFLGPFFGAMVFVLLETWITSYTDHWMLFLGIILALMVMFFRRGILGTVLDRVLRR from the coding sequence ATGACCACACGACTGATGATCTTCGGGGTGCTCGGGCTGGTCCTGGCCGCGCTCTTCCTGCTGCCCTACGGCGTTTCCTACTTCTACATCTTCGTGGCCACCGAGATCCTGATCATGGGTCTCTTCGCGGCCAGCTTCAATCTGGTGTTCGGCTACACCGGCATGCTCTCCTTCGGGCATGCCGCCTTCTTCGGCATGGGCTCCTACACCACCGCGATGCTGCTGCTCCACCTGCAGGTGCCGCTGGTCTGGACGCTGCTGGCCGCGATGTTTACCTCGATGCTGCTCGCCGCCGTGATCGGCTTCTTCTGCGTGCGGCTCAACGAGGTCTACTTCGCCATGCTGACCCTGGCGTTCGGCATGATGGTGTTCGCCGTGGCTCACCAGTGGCGCAGCGTGACCAACGGCAGCGACGGCATCACCGGCTTTCCCCTCACCGAGTTCGGCCTGGGCCTCGACCTGCAGCTCGCCAACCCGCTGGTCTACTACTACGTGGTGCTGGTGGTGGTGGTGCTCGCCGCGGCGCTGCTCTACCTCGTCACGCGCTCGCCCTTCGGCCTGATCCTCAAGGCCATCAGCGAGAACCCCGAGCGTGTGTCGTTCTGCGGGCTCAACGAGCGGCGCTTCCGGCTGATCGCCTTCATCGTGGCGGGGCTCTTCGCGGGGCTCGCCGGCGGGCTCTTCGCGCCCTTCAACCGGGTGGCGAGCCCCGACATGATCCACTGGAGCCACTCCGCCGAGGCCGTGCTGATGACCATCCTCGGTGGGTCGGCCTACTTCCTGGGGCCCTTCTTCGGCGCCATGGTGTTCGTGCTGCTGGAGACCTGGATCACCAGCTACACCGACCACTGGATGCTGTTCCTCGGCATCATCCTGGCGCTGATGGTGATGTTCTTCCGCCGCGGTATCCTCGGTACCGTGCTCGACCGGGTGCTGAGACGATGA